The Verrucomicrobiia bacterium genome has a window encoding:
- a CDS encoding DUF1501 domain-containing protein has translation MNANPISHAGRWMMRRRDFLRYGGTGLSGLALTTLLSEQGLLRAGTGPIRPEWNPEDPLAPRQPHFPAKARNVVVIFCSGACAHLETWDYKPELFRRHGQPMPGSESLITFQGENGALARPHWEFRPRGQSGKMISDMLPRLADMADDFCFIHSMTAKSNTHGPAENQMSTGFILDGFPSMGAWVSYALGTENRDLPAYVAIPDPRGVPQVGPNHWSSAFLPAVFQGVAFNADEPIPNLATPAGIGEAGDRQARDFLRFLNDRHLATHPGDTDLSARIASYELAARMQLSAAEVGDFSGESRATLALYGVDDPNTLKARFARNCLLARRLVERGVRFVQLFNGAYAMGEGVGNWDGHKTLKEQYDVHREILDQPAAALLQDMKARGLLQDTVVAWVTEFGRMPTFQKDASGRDHNPHGFTVWLTGAGVRPGFSYGQTDEFGYRAVENPCTIYDLHATLLHLLGVDHERLSYYHNGIERRLTDVHGHVIEPVLA, from the coding sequence ATGAACGCGAACCCGATCAGTCATGCGGGCCGATGGATGATGCGGCGCCGCGATTTCCTGCGGTACGGCGGCACCGGGCTGAGCGGCCTGGCCCTGACGACCTTGTTGTCGGAGCAGGGGCTGCTGCGGGCCGGCACGGGGCCGATCCGTCCGGAATGGAACCCCGAAGACCCCCTGGCGCCGCGGCAACCTCACTTCCCGGCCAAGGCCAGGAATGTCGTGGTCATCTTCTGCTCGGGCGCGTGCGCGCACCTCGAGACCTGGGACTACAAGCCCGAGTTGTTCCGGAGGCACGGGCAACCGATGCCGGGGTCGGAGAGTCTGATCACCTTTCAGGGGGAGAACGGAGCCCTGGCCCGGCCGCACTGGGAGTTCCGCCCGCGCGGCCAGTCGGGAAAGATGATTTCGGACATGCTGCCGAGACTGGCGGACATGGCGGACGACTTCTGCTTCATCCATTCGATGACCGCGAAGTCGAACACGCACGGTCCGGCGGAGAACCAGATGAGCACCGGGTTCATCCTCGACGGGTTCCCGAGCATGGGGGCGTGGGTGAGTTACGCGCTGGGCACCGAGAACCGGGATCTGCCGGCCTACGTGGCCATCCCCGATCCGCGCGGCGTGCCGCAGGTCGGGCCCAACCATTGGAGTTCGGCCTTCCTGCCGGCGGTGTTCCAGGGGGTCGCCTTCAACGCCGACGAGCCGATTCCCAATCTCGCCACCCCGGCCGGCATCGGCGAGGCGGGGGACCGTCAGGCCCGGGACTTCCTCCGGTTCCTGAACGACCGGCACCTGGCGACGCATCCCGGCGACACCGACCTGAGCGCACGCATCGCCAGTTATGAACTGGCCGCCCGGATGCAGCTCAGCGCGGCGGAGGTCGGCGACTTCTCGGGGGAATCCAGGGCGACGCTCGCCTTGTATGGCGTGGACGACCCGAACACGCTGAAGGCGCGGTTCGCCCGGAACTGCCTGCTGGCGCGGCGCCTGGTCGAGCGCGGGGTGCGGTTCGTCCAGCTCTTCAACGGGGCCTACGCCATGGGCGAGGGGGTGGGCAACTGGGACGGACACAAAACCCTCAAGGAGCAGTACGATGTGCATCGGGAAATCCTCGACCAGCCGGCCGCCGCCCTCCTCCAGGACATGAAGGCCCGAGGTCTCCTGCAGGACACCGTGGTCGCCTGGGTCACCGAGTTCGGCCGCATGCCCACGTTCCAGAAGGATGCCAGCGGCCGGGACCACAATCCGCACGGCTTCACCGTCTGGCTCACCGGCGCCGGGGTCCGGCCTGGATTCAGTTACGGGCAGACGGACGAGTTCGGGTACCGGGCGGTGGAGAACCCCTGCACCATCTACGATCTGCACGCCACCCTCCTGCACCTGCTCGGCGTCGATCACGAACGGCTCAGCTACTACCACAACGGCATCGAACGCCGCTTGACCGACGTCCACGGGCACGTCATCGAACCGGTCCTGGCATGA
- a CDS encoding NAD-dependent epimerase/dehydratase family protein, translated as MSGRHVLVTGGAGFIGSHLVERLLADGHRVVVLDDGSTGTPDNLACVRNDPCLDLIEGRVSECARLDALAGGAAFIFHLAAAVGVDLVVRSPVATIHNNLAETEAVLRSAAAARVPLLFTSTSEVYGKSQRDVFREEDDLLIGPPHLGRWSYACSKLMDEFLTLAYARERGLGTIIVRLFNTVGPRQTGRYGMVLPRFIEAARTGQPLRVFGTGHQSRCFCLVHDTVEALVRLWRAPEALGQVVNVGNDEEISILELARRVLAGTGSGAPLENIPYEQAYAPGFEDMQRRRPSLEKLERLTGYRPRTPLDRIIRITAGLAG; from the coding sequence ATGAGCGGACGACACGTGCTGGTCACCGGCGGGGCCGGATTCATCGGGTCCCACCTGGTCGAACGTCTCCTTGCCGACGGACATCGGGTGGTGGTGCTCGATGACGGCTCCACCGGGACGCCGGACAACCTGGCATGTGTCCGGAACGATCCCTGTCTCGACCTGATCGAGGGGCGGGTTTCGGAATGCGCCCGCCTCGATGCCCTCGCGGGCGGGGCTGCGTTCATCTTCCACCTGGCCGCCGCGGTCGGGGTCGATCTGGTCGTCCGTTCCCCCGTCGCCACCATCCACAACAACCTCGCCGAGACCGAGGCCGTCCTCCGCTCCGCCGCCGCCGCGCGGGTGCCACTCCTCTTCACCTCGACCTCCGAAGTGTACGGCAAGAGCCAGCGCGACGTCTTTCGCGAGGAGGACGATCTCCTCATCGGCCCGCCCCACCTGGGACGCTGGAGCTACGCCTGCTCGAAACTCATGGACGAGTTCCTGACGCTCGCCTACGCCCGGGAACGCGGGCTGGGCACCATCATCGTCCGCCTGTTCAATACCGTCGGCCCCCGGCAGACCGGCCGGTACGGAATGGTTCTCCCGCGCTTCATCGAGGCGGCCCGGACCGGACAGCCGCTGCGGGTCTTTGGAACGGGACATCAGTCCCGCTGTTTCTGCCTGGTCCACGACACCGTCGAGGCCCTGGTACGGTTGTGGCGCGCGCCGGAGGCGCTGGGCCAGGTGGTGAACGTGGGCAACGACGAAGAGATCTCGATTCTCGAACTTGCCCGCCGGGTCCTCGCCGGGACCGGGTCCGGCGCCCCCCTCGAAAACATCCCCTACGAGCAGGCCTATGCGCCCGGGTTCGAGGACATGCAACGAAGACGACCGTCCCTCGAGAAGCTCGAACGCCTGACCGGCTACCGCCCGCGCACCCCGCTGGACCGGATCATCCGCATCACGGCCGGACTGGCCGGATGA
- a CDS encoding WXG100 family type VII secretion target, with protein MAQAIMNPEEVRRFAEELKRFNVDLQARMASLQARFAALGDTWQDQEHEKFAEEFRATLRSLKHFVEVADRHAPYLLRKAGRIEEYLKQR; from the coding sequence ATGGCGCAGGCAATCATGAACCCTGAGGAGGTGCGGCGGTTCGCCGAGGAGTTGAAGCGGTTCAACGTGGATCTGCAGGCGCGGATGGCGTCGCTGCAGGCCCGGTTTGCGGCCCTGGGGGACACCTGGCAGGACCAGGAACACGAGAAGTTCGCCGAGGAATTCCGGGCGACCCTCCGGTCACTCAAGCATTTCGTCGAGGTGGCCGACCGGCATGCGCCGTATCTCCTCCGCAAGGCGGGCCGGATCGAGGAGTACCTGAAACAGCGCTAG